The Kitasatospora sp. NBC_00374 genome has a segment encoding these proteins:
- a CDS encoding SDR family oxidoreductase — protein sequence MIVVTGATGNVGRPLTRALAEAGQQVTAVSRHAAAMPDGVRHVAADLAEPTGLEPALAGAKALFLLLPGDMHAAGASPADIIGAAEAGGVRRVVLLSTQGVATRPFGATRIAMRALEDVLRESGLEWAILRPGGFASNALWWAESIRAQRVVAAPFGDIGVPIIDPADIAEVAAACLLDDRHTGGVYELTGPEVITPRRQAEAIAAALGSPVRFHDLTRGEAKAAMARSMPAELAEDTLTILGSPNPAELRVSPDVRRVLGRAPRPFGDWAARNIAAFR from the coding sequence ATGATCGTGGTGACCGGGGCTACCGGGAATGTGGGCCGGCCGTTGACGCGGGCACTGGCCGAGGCGGGCCAGCAGGTGACGGCGGTGTCGCGGCACGCGGCGGCGATGCCGGACGGCGTCCGCCACGTGGCGGCCGACCTGGCCGAGCCGACCGGCCTTGAGCCCGCGCTGGCCGGAGCGAAAGCGCTTTTCCTGCTGCTGCCCGGCGACATGCACGCCGCCGGAGCCAGCCCGGCCGACATCATCGGCGCAGCCGAGGCCGGCGGGGTCCGCCGGGTCGTCCTGCTCTCCACGCAGGGCGTGGCGACCAGGCCCTTCGGCGCAACGCGGATCGCGATGCGCGCGCTGGAGGATGTGCTGCGGGAGTCCGGCCTGGAGTGGGCCATCCTGCGGCCGGGCGGCTTCGCCTCCAACGCCCTGTGGTGGGCCGAGTCCATCCGCGCGCAGCGGGTCGTCGCCGCTCCCTTCGGCGACATCGGGGTGCCGATCATCGACCCGGCGGACATCGCAGAGGTCGCGGCGGCCTGCCTGCTGGATGACCGGCACACCGGCGGCGTGTACGAGCTGACCGGCCCGGAGGTGATCACGCCGCGCCGGCAGGCGGAGGCCATCGCCGCCGCGCTGGGCTCGCCAGTGCGGTTCCACGACCTCACCCGCGGCGAGGCCAAGGCCGCCATGGCCCGGAGCATGCCGGCTGAGCTCGCCGAGGACACCCTGACCATCCTCGGTTCCCCGAACCCGGCCGAACTGCGCGTCAGCCCGGACGTCCGGCGGGTCCTCGGCCGCGCCCCGCGCCCGTTCGGCGACTGGGCCGCCCGCAATATCGCCGCGTTCCGCTGA
- a CDS encoding diiron oxygenase codes for MTTQPAEPRTRDREQTAQRLLASSAKLSFDPAKDVDWQSPPVPGRYYAPAHHLSLYGTDLWERLDEDQRIELSKHEVASIAAVGIWFEEILMQMLLRHAFDRDPTTAHVQYALTEIADECRHSVMFARMISWMGVPAYGPNRLAHNLGRIFKATSTHSQTFGGTMYVEEILDAFQREVMNDETLQPLTRQVSRIHVIEESRHISYAREELLRGHIGPVRRRWEQLFVGLIVYFATVSLINPRLYAAVGIAPEAGRRAARANPHWRATKVRLASKVIGVLDRAGLVGRTNRWLLRAAGVLA; via the coding sequence GTGACCACCCAGCCCGCCGAACCGCGCACCAGGGACCGCGAACAGACCGCCCAGCGGCTGCTCGCCTCCTCCGCCAAGCTCTCGTTCGACCCGGCCAAGGACGTCGACTGGCAGTCCCCGCCGGTACCCGGCCGCTACTACGCCCCGGCCCACCACCTCTCCCTCTACGGCACCGACCTGTGGGAGCGGCTCGACGAGGACCAGCGGATCGAGCTCAGCAAGCACGAGGTCGCCAGCATCGCCGCCGTCGGCATCTGGTTCGAGGAGATCCTCATGCAGATGCTGCTGCGGCACGCCTTCGACCGCGACCCGACCACCGCCCACGTCCAGTACGCGCTCACCGAGATCGCCGACGAGTGCCGGCACTCCGTCATGTTCGCCCGGATGATCTCCTGGATGGGCGTCCCCGCCTACGGCCCCAACCGTCTCGCCCACAACCTCGGCCGCATCTTCAAGGCCACCTCCACGCACAGTCAGACCTTCGGCGGCACCATGTACGTCGAGGAGATCCTGGACGCCTTCCAGCGCGAGGTGATGAACGACGAGACCCTCCAGCCGCTGACCCGTCAGGTCTCCCGGATCCACGTCATCGAGGAGTCCCGGCACATCAGCTACGCCCGCGAGGAACTGCTGCGCGGGCACATCGGCCCCGTCCGCCGCCGCTGGGAGCAGCTCTTCGTCGGCCTGATCGTCTACTTCGCCACCGTCAGCCTGATCAACCCCCGCCTCTACGCGGCCGTCGGCATCGCCCCCGAGGCCGGCCGCCGGGCAGCCAGGGCCAACCCGCACTGGCGCGCCACCAAGGTCCGGCTGGCGAGCAAGGTGATCGGCGTCCTCGACCGCGCAGGCCTGGTCGGCCGGACCAACCGCTGGCTGCTGCGCGCGGCCGGAGTGCTCGCCTGA
- the gndA gene encoding NADP-dependent phosphogluconate dehydrogenase: MTEQPKAQIGVTGLAVMGRNLARNLARHGYRVAVHNRTEARTTALVEEFGHEGEFVATGSMAEFVASLERPRRLVIMVKAGQPTDAVIDELVPLLDEGDVVLDGGNAHFLDTRRREQALRERGLHFVGSGISGGEQGALEGPSIMPGGTAESYRVVGPLLEDISAKVDGEPCCTHVGPDGAGHFVKMVHNGIEYADMQLIAEAYDLLRHAGGLRPAQIADVFRGWNGGRLESYLIEITAEILAHTDAASGKPFVDVVLDQAEQKGTGRWTVQTALELGVPVSGIAEAVFARSLSGSADLRRATGDLPGPTETWLDSTAADRFADDVEQALYASKIVAYAQGFHQIQAGSKEYGWEIDPGAMAVIWRGGCIIRARFLDRIKAAYQGDREPATLLTDDHFREALGSAQSAWRRVVSTAAQLGVPVPGFSTALAYYDSLRAERLPASLVQGQRDFFGAHTYRRVDREGTFHTLWGGDRSEEQH, encoded by the coding sequence ATGACCGAGCAACCCAAGGCTCAGATCGGCGTCACCGGACTGGCCGTGATGGGCCGGAACCTCGCCCGCAACCTCGCCCGCCACGGCTACCGCGTCGCGGTCCACAACCGTACGGAGGCGAGGACCACGGCGCTGGTCGAGGAGTTCGGCCACGAGGGCGAGTTCGTCGCCACCGGGTCCATGGCGGAGTTCGTCGCGTCGCTGGAACGGCCCCGCCGCCTGGTGATCATGGTGAAGGCCGGGCAGCCGACGGACGCGGTCATCGACGAGCTGGTGCCGCTGCTCGACGAGGGCGATGTGGTGCTGGACGGCGGCAACGCGCACTTCCTCGACACCCGCCGGCGCGAGCAGGCCCTGCGCGAACGCGGCCTGCACTTCGTCGGCAGCGGCATCTCCGGCGGCGAACAGGGCGCGCTGGAGGGCCCCAGCATCATGCCGGGCGGCACCGCGGAGTCGTACCGGGTGGTCGGGCCGCTGCTGGAGGACATCTCCGCCAAGGTCGACGGCGAGCCCTGCTGCACCCACGTCGGCCCGGACGGGGCCGGCCACTTCGTCAAGATGGTGCACAACGGCATCGAGTACGCCGACATGCAGCTGATCGCCGAGGCGTACGACCTGCTGCGGCACGCCGGCGGCCTGCGGCCCGCGCAGATCGCCGACGTCTTCCGCGGCTGGAACGGCGGCCGGCTGGAGTCCTACCTGATCGAGATCACCGCGGAGATCCTCGCCCACACCGACGCCGCGAGCGGCAAGCCCTTCGTCGACGTGGTGCTGGACCAGGCGGAGCAGAAGGGCACCGGCCGGTGGACGGTGCAGACCGCCCTCGAACTCGGCGTCCCGGTGAGCGGCATCGCGGAGGCCGTCTTCGCCCGCTCGCTCTCCGGCAGCGCCGACCTCCGCCGGGCCACCGGTGACCTGCCCGGCCCGACCGAGACCTGGCTCGACAGCACCGCCGCGGACCGGTTCGCGGACGACGTCGAGCAGGCGCTGTACGCCTCCAAGATCGTCGCGTACGCGCAGGGCTTCCACCAGATCCAGGCCGGCAGCAAGGAGTACGGCTGGGAGATCGACCCGGGCGCGATGGCCGTCATCTGGCGCGGCGGCTGCATCATCCGGGCCCGCTTCCTGGACCGGATCAAGGCGGCGTACCAGGGCGACCGGGAGCCGGCCACCCTGCTCACCGACGACCACTTCCGCGAGGCCCTCGGCTCCGCCCAGTCCGCCTGGCGCCGGGTGGTCTCCACCGCGGCCCAGCTGGGCGTGCCGGTGCCCGGCTTCTCCACCGCGCTCGCCTACTACGACAGCCTGCGCGCCGAACGGCTCCCGGCCTCGCTCGTCCAGGGCCAGCGCGACTTCTTCGGTGCCCACACCTACCGGCGGGTCGACCGCGAGGGCACCTTCCACACTCTCTGGGGCGGCGACCGCAGCGAGGAGCAGCACTGA
- a CDS encoding M1 family metallopeptidase, which produces MEVVVALNPSRTGAVVLLAAAMVWSSGSPAAPLAPRGGPADPVYPALGNAGYDVERYDLDFTYRPDSRKVDATARVTARSLERLPRFELDALGLDVHAVRVDGAPAAFRLHDEKLVVEPGRAVPAGAVMTVSVAYTADPRASLPHTGWVPTDDGFAVAGQPDGAHTVFPCNDHPSDKARFTVRVTAPDQLLGVANGTLAAGAARDGQTTRTYVSRYPMATELLQVSVGAYTVRERRGPDGTPLRDVVPTTRAAATEPALALTPGQLGWLEQRLGAFPFETYGLMPADTDDPEAFDFTGLETQTLTIYKPAFLLQPEAKIGSHMVHELVHSWFGDSVTPQNWADLWLNEGHADFYGLLYRYERGWPDSLGFTSFEARMKDTYARGDQWRHDSGPVAAPNAANLFDSQRYLGGVLALYALQEEVGPDVFNRIEREFLRRYQHGTASTGDYITTASRVAGRDLGPFLNAWLYGDRTPPMPHHPDWTVGPAAGVQRSFAPVPRGSATL; this is translated from the coding sequence ATGGAAGTGGTGGTTGCGCTGAACCCCTCCCGTACCGGCGCCGTCGTGCTCCTCGCGGCCGCGATGGTCTGGTCCTCCGGCAGTCCCGCCGCGCCGCTGGCGCCCCGGGGCGGGCCCGCGGACCCGGTCTATCCCGCGCTCGGCAACGCCGGCTACGACGTCGAGCGCTACGACCTGGACTTCACCTACCGCCCCGACAGCCGCAAGGTCGACGCCACCGCGCGGGTCACCGCGCGCAGCCTGGAGCGGCTGCCCCGGTTCGAGCTGGACGCGCTCGGGCTGGACGTGCACGCGGTACGCGTCGACGGGGCGCCGGCCGCCTTCCGGCTGCACGACGAGAAGCTGGTGGTCGAGCCGGGCCGCGCCGTCCCGGCCGGCGCGGTCATGACGGTCTCGGTGGCGTACACCGCCGATCCGCGCGCCTCGCTGCCGCACACGGGCTGGGTGCCCACCGACGACGGGTTCGCCGTCGCCGGGCAGCCGGACGGCGCGCACACCGTCTTCCCCTGCAACGACCACCCCAGTGACAAGGCCCGCTTCACCGTCCGGGTCACCGCCCCGGACCAGCTGCTCGGCGTCGCCAACGGCACGCTCGCCGCCGGCGCCGCGCGCGACGGGCAGACCACCCGTACCTACGTCTCGCGCTACCCGATGGCCACCGAGCTGCTCCAGGTCTCGGTCGGCGCCTACACGGTCAGAGAACGCCGCGGCCCCGACGGCACGCCGCTGCGCGACGTCGTCCCGACCACCCGGGCCGCCGCCACCGAGCCCGCGCTGGCGCTGACGCCGGGCCAGCTCGGCTGGCTCGAACAGCGGCTCGGGGCCTTCCCGTTCGAGACGTACGGCCTGATGCCCGCGGACACGGACGACCCGGAGGCCTTCGACTTCACCGGTCTGGAGACCCAGACCCTGACCATCTACAAGCCGGCCTTCCTGCTCCAGCCGGAGGCGAAGATCGGCTCGCACATGGTGCACGAGCTGGTGCACTCCTGGTTCGGCGACAGCGTCACCCCGCAGAACTGGGCCGACCTCTGGCTCAACGAGGGCCACGCGGACTTCTACGGGCTGCTCTACCGGTACGAGCGCGGCTGGCCGGACTCGCTGGGCTTCACCTCCTTCGAGGCCCGGATGAAGGACACCTACGCCCGGGGCGACCAGTGGCGCCACGACTCCGGCCCGGTGGCGGCCCCGAACGCGGCGAACCTCTTCGACAGCCAGCGCTACCTCGGCGGCGTCCTGGCGCTGTACGCGCTGCAGGAGGAGGTCGGTCCGGACGTGTTCAACCGGATCGAGCGCGAGTTCCTGCGGCGGTACCAGCACGGCACCGCGAGCACCGGCGACTACATCACCACCGCGTCCCGGGTGGCCGGCCGGGATCTCGGCCCCTTTCTGAACGCCTGGCTCTACGGCGACCGGACCCCGCCGATGCCCCACCACCCGGACTGGACCGTCGGCCCGGCCGCCGGCGTGCAGCGTTCGTTCGCGCCCGTGCCGAGGGGGAGCGCCACACTCTGA
- a CDS encoding DUF6480 family protein, translated as MTTAAHPGARPVPLGPEPAETPECESSTSHEISTPEAPELHNAWPGWAPMLLIAVMVLACVLFMVGRIFSI; from the coding sequence ATGACCACTGCCGCACACCCGGGTGCCCGCCCTGTCCCGCTCGGCCCCGAACCGGCCGAGACCCCGGAGTGCGAGTCGAGCACCAGCCACGAGATCTCGACCCCCGAGGCCCCGGAGCTGCACAACGCCTGGCCGGGCTGGGCACCCATGCTGCTGATCGCCGTGATGGTGCTCGCCTGCGTCCTGTTCATGGTCGGCCGGATCTTCTCGATCTGA
- a CDS encoding ATP-dependent DNA ligase gives MLHRIAEISRAVAAEPARNAKVGLLAGLLRELGPAEGAAAVALLSGESRRQRIGVGPAALGDLPAPAPAPSLGVLETEDALAAIAAVHGAGARAERRRLLDALFGRATGPEQELLAGVLVGDLRQGALDALLGDAVAKAAGVPAPAVRRALMLRGSARAVAGAALTDGEPALRAFGLRVGRAVRPMLAAAAPDTAAALERIDGPAALEWKLDGIRVQVHRDGREVAVFTRSLDEITGRVPELVEAALALPVGSAVLDGEAIALGPGGRPRPFQVTAARAASRQDPARLRAETPLRPFFFDLLHLDGTDLLDLPAARRWAALEQAVPAGLRVPGLLTGDPGQAEAFLRDALGHGHEGVLVKDPAAPYAAGRRGAGWIKVKPHHTLDLVVLAAEWGSGRRRGFLSNLHLGARAAGAQGLPPWVMLGKTFKGLTDELLVWQTRELLAREVGRDSTTVRVRPELVVEVAFDGLQRSPRYPAGLALRFARVVRYRDDKLAEEADTVAAVRALAAAGPG, from the coding sequence GTGCTGCACCGCATCGCCGAGATCTCCCGCGCGGTCGCCGCCGAACCGGCCCGCAACGCCAAGGTCGGCCTGCTGGCGGGCCTGCTGCGCGAACTCGGCCCGGCCGAGGGGGCGGCGGCGGTCGCCCTGCTGTCCGGTGAGTCCCGGCGGCAGCGGATCGGGGTCGGCCCGGCGGCGCTGGGCGACCTGCCCGCCCCGGCGCCGGCGCCCTCGTTGGGGGTCCTGGAGACGGAGGACGCGCTGGCCGCGATCGCGGCCGTGCACGGCGCGGGCGCCCGGGCCGAGCGCCGACGGCTGCTGGACGCGCTGTTCGGACGGGCGACCGGGCCGGAGCAGGAGCTGCTGGCCGGTGTGCTGGTCGGCGACCTGCGGCAGGGCGCGCTCGACGCACTGCTGGGCGACGCGGTGGCGAAGGCCGCCGGCGTCCCGGCCCCGGCCGTGCGGCGCGCCCTGATGCTGCGCGGCTCGGCCCGCGCGGTGGCGGGCGCCGCCCTCACGGACGGTGAGCCGGCGCTGCGCGCCTTCGGCCTGCGGGTGGGCCGGGCGGTGCGGCCGATGCTGGCGGCGGCCGCACCGGACACCGCGGCCGCGCTGGAGCGGATCGACGGCCCCGCGGCGCTGGAGTGGAAGCTGGACGGGATCCGGGTCCAGGTGCACCGGGACGGCCGGGAGGTGGCCGTGTTCACCCGCAGCCTGGACGAGATCACCGGGCGCGTCCCGGAACTGGTCGAGGCGGCGTTGGCCCTGCCGGTCGGCTCGGCCGTCCTGGACGGAGAGGCGATCGCGCTCGGCCCGGGCGGTCGGCCGCGCCCGTTCCAGGTGACGGCGGCCCGGGCCGCCTCCCGCCAGGACCCGGCCCGACTGCGCGCCGAGACTCCGCTGCGGCCGTTCTTCTTCGATCTGCTGCACCTGGACGGCACCGACCTGCTCGATCTCCCGGCCGCCCGGCGCTGGGCCGCGCTGGAGCAGGCCGTCCCCGCCGGGCTGCGGGTGCCGGGCCTGCTCACCGGGGATCCCGGGCAGGCCGAGGCCTTCCTGCGGGACGCCCTCGGCCACGGGCACGAGGGTGTCCTCGTGAAGGACCCGGCGGCGCCGTACGCGGCGGGCCGGCGCGGTGCGGGCTGGATCAAGGTGAAGCCGCACCACACCCTGGACCTGGTGGTGCTGGCGGCCGAGTGGGGCTCGGGCCGTCGCCGGGGATTCCTGAGCAACCTGCACCTGGGCGCCCGGGCGGCCGGGGCACAGGGGCTGCCGCCGTGGGTGATGCTGGGCAAGACGTTCAAGGGGCTGACCGACGAGCTGCTGGTGTGGCAGACCCGGGAGCTGCTGGCCCGGGAGGTCGGGCGGGACTCCACCACCGTCCGGGTCCGGCCGGAGCTGGTGGTGGAGGTCGCCTTCGACGGCCTGCAGCGCAGCCCCCGCTATCCGGCGGGCCTGGCACTGCGGTTCGCCCGGGTGGTCCGCTACCGGGACGACAAGCTCGCCGAGGAGGCGGACACCGTCGCCGCGGTCCGCGCACTGGCCGCCGCCGGGCCCGGCTGA